A genome region from Maylandia zebra isolate NMK-2024a linkage group LG6, Mzebra_GT3a, whole genome shotgun sequence includes the following:
- the LOC112434910 gene encoding uncharacterized protein LOC112434910 isoform X2 gives MTPLASSVSPKRELFKGKRLTNSKTISTPPLPDCRGSFEFRSAKMAAANPGGSPVEKTRHLLGEAAPVGTAPTTKSLSESLSPSVSSGTLSTSTSASSQISSTTFESVRRSWPPSACAF, from the exons ATGACACCGttagccagcagtgtgtctcctaaaagagagctgtttaaag GAAAACGTTTGACTAACTCAAAGACAATTTCCACGCCTCCCCTGCCTGACTGCAGAGGCAGTTTTGAATTTAGGAGCGCCAAGATGGCAGCGGCAAACCCTGGCGGCTCTCCg GTGGAAAAGACCCGTCACCTTCTGGGAGAGGCGGCTCCCGTGGGAACAGCTCCCACCACCAAGTCCCTGAGTGAGTCTCTGTCCCCCAGCGTGAGCTCCGGCACTCTGTCCACGTCCACCTCCGCCTCCTCGCAgatctccagcaccacctttgaAAGCGTGAGAAGGAGCTGGCCACCAAG tgcctgcgccttctga
- the LOC112433801 gene encoding ras-related C3 botulinum toxin substrate 2-like yields MVDSKPVNLGLWDTAGQEDYDRLRSCSSYSNSLSPCLSIQDVFLICFSLVSPASYENVRAKWYPEVRHHCPSTPIILVGTKLDLRDEKDTIEKMKDKKLAPITYPQGLALAKEIDAVKYLECSALTQRGLKTVFDEAIRAVLCPQPAKVKKKPCSLL; encoded by the exons ATGGTGGACAGCAAGCCGGTCAACCTGGGCCTCTGGGATACAGCTGGACAGGAAGATTATGACAGGCTCCGCTCC TGCAGCAGCTATTCTAATTCTTTGTCTCCTTGTCTCTCCATCCAAGATGTTTTCCTAATCTGCTTCTCCCTGGTTAGCCCGGCATCCTATGAGAACGTCAGAGCTAAG TGGTACCCTGAGGTCCGTCACCACTGCCCCTCCACGCCCATCATCCTGGTTGGCACTAAGCTGGATCTGAGGGATGAAAAGGATACCATTGAGAAAATGAAGGACAAGAAGCTGGCGCCTATCACCTATCCACAGGGCCTAGCTCTGGCTAAGGAGATAG ATGCAGTCAAATACCTGGAGTGCTCAGCCTTGACCCAGCGTGGTCTGAAGACTGTGTTTGATGAGGCCATTCGTGCCGTCCTCTGCCCTCAGCCCGCCAAGGTCAAGAAGAAGCCCTGCTCGCTGCTGTAA
- the LOC112434910 gene encoding uncharacterized protein LOC112434910 isoform X4 codes for MAAANPGGSPVEKTRHLLGEAAPVGTAPTTKSLSESLSPSVSSGTLSTSTSASSQISSTTFESVRRSWPPSACAF; via the exons ATGGCAGCGGCAAACCCTGGCGGCTCTCCg GTGGAAAAGACCCGTCACCTTCTGGGAGAGGCGGCTCCCGTGGGAACAGCTCCCACCACCAAGTCCCTGAGTGAGTCTCTGTCCCCCAGCGTGAGCTCCGGCACTCTGTCCACGTCCACCTCCGCCTCCTCGCAgatctccagcaccacctttgaAAGCGTGAGAAGGAGCTGGCCACCAAG tgcctgcgccttctga
- the LOC101464608 gene encoding somatostatin receptor type 3 — protein sequence RATRLDLEVPTATWSNTSAPSYSHFLLLSAPSKPLHSFNQDDTSFLLNSSCQNCTKSKPGSLPGLAGIFIPLIYCIVCVIGLVGNTLVIHVVVNYTKHESVTNIYIPNLAIADEFFMLGLPFLAVQNTLLSWPFGSLMCRVVMTVDAINQFTSIFCLTVMSVDRYLAVVNPIRSSWWRRPHVAKAISGTVWVGSFVVVLLVVVFADVLKDDGNCSIVWPEPTEVWKTSFIVYTCTVGFFCPLLVICLCYLLIVIKIRQIFS from the exons AGAGCCACTCGACTCGATCTG gaagtCCCTACAGCTACCTGGAGCAACACCTCTGCCCCCTCCTACTCTCATTTCCTGCtcctttctgctccctccaaaCCGCTTCACAGCTTCAACCAAGATGACACTTCGTTTCTCCTTAACAGCTCCTGTCAAAATTGCACCAAAAGTAAACCAGGATCCCTCCCTGGCTTGGCTGGAATCTTCATCCCACTCATTTATTGCATCGTTTGTGTCATTGGCTTGGTGGGAAACACTCTGGTCATCCATGTTGTTGTCAACTACACAAAACACGAGTCAGTCACAAACATCTACATCCCCAATCTAGCCATTGCAGATGAGTTTTTCATGCTGGGCCTACCCTTCTTGGCGGTACAGAACACTTTGCTCTCGTGGCCTTTCGGCTCTCTGATGTGCCGAGTGGTTATGACAGTGGATGCCATCAACCAGTTTACCAGCATCTTTTGTCTAACTGTGATGTCAGTGGACCGATACCTGGCTGTGGTGAATCCCATCCGCTCTTCTTGGTGGCGGCGCCCCCACGTGGCTAAGGCTATCAGTGGCACCGTTTGGGTGGGGTCCTTTGTGGTGGTGCTGCTGGTAGTGGTGTTTGCGGATGTGCTGAAGGATGATGGGAACTGCAGCATCGTATGGCCTGAACCAACAGAAGTGTGGAAGACATCGTTTATTGTCTACACGTGCACTGTTGGATTcttctgccccctgctggtcatctGCTTGTGCTACCTGCTGATCGTCATCAAG ATTCGACAAATATTCAGCTAA
- the LOC112434910 gene encoding uncharacterized protein LOC112434910 isoform X3, translated as MAAANPGGSPPPSFFQVEKTRHLLGEAAPVGTAPTTKSLSESLSPSVSSGTLSTSTSASSQISSTTFESVRRSWPPSACAF; from the exons ATGGCAGCGGCAAACCCTGGCGGCTCTCCg CCCCCATCTTTCTTCCAGGTGGAAAAGACCCGTCACCTTCTGGGAGAGGCGGCTCCCGTGGGAACAGCTCCCACCACCAAGTCCCTGAGTGAGTCTCTGTCCCCCAGCGTGAGCTCCGGCACTCTGTCCACGTCCACCTCCGCCTCCTCGCAgatctccagcaccacctttgaAAGCGTGAGAAGGAGCTGGCCACCAAG tgcctgcgccttctga
- the LOC112434910 gene encoding uncharacterized protein LOC112434910 isoform X1: MTPLASSVSPKRELFKGKRLTNSKTISTPPLPDCRGSFEFRSAKMAAANPGGSPPPSFFQVEKTRHLLGEAAPVGTAPTTKSLSESLSPSVSSGTLSTSTSASSQISSTTFESVRRSWPPSACAF, translated from the exons ATGACACCGttagccagcagtgtgtctcctaaaagagagctgtttaaag GAAAACGTTTGACTAACTCAAAGACAATTTCCACGCCTCCCCTGCCTGACTGCAGAGGCAGTTTTGAATTTAGGAGCGCCAAGATGGCAGCGGCAAACCCTGGCGGCTCTCCg CCCCCATCTTTCTTCCAGGTGGAAAAGACCCGTCACCTTCTGGGAGAGGCGGCTCCCGTGGGAACAGCTCCCACCACCAAGTCCCTGAGTGAGTCTCTGTCCCCCAGCGTGAGCTCCGGCACTCTGTCCACGTCCACCTCCGCCTCCTCGCAgatctccagcaccacctttgaAAGCGTGAGAAGGAGCTGGCCACCAAG tgcctgcgccttctga